TCGAAAAATTTCACGCTACATTTGCGCTCACCGTTCACTTCAAAATAGCGTTGTGCTACTTCACCGCTTTGAGCTTGTTCTTGTAGACTAACAAGTCGAGTTAAAATTCCTTGGAGTAGAGACATGAAATCTCTCCTTTCTCTGATCTTCCTACCAATAGGTTTTACAGCTATACTCATTCTATCCGTCATAGCAGAAAAAATGTTCCACACTCTAGGATAAAGGTTATTGGCCAGAAACTCAACTAAAAAT
This Bacillus paramycoides DNA region includes the following protein-coding sequences:
- a CDS encoding YkuJ family protein yields the protein MSLLQGILTRLVSLQEQAQSGEVAQRYFEVNGERKCSVKFFDKSEMYELEVYQQGEKPQVYQFDNIDMVAIEIYDIIS